The following coding sequences lie in one Musa acuminata AAA Group cultivar baxijiao chromosome BXJ1-8, Cavendish_Baxijiao_AAA, whole genome shotgun sequence genomic window:
- the LOC135680309 gene encoding uncharacterized protein LOC135680309 encodes MEDCGMFAVDCVVVCCCCPCFLLQITVFLFIRLPHKLAVKSKRIVLRKLQKRSKKDDRTNETVLDAEKAKFGAPCCDFRPCDRSSSCLEAEKVLKELMKGEGNSWMEAEMVWEELIAREGLFWFGSFWGIAD; translated from the coding sequence ATGGAGGACTGCGGCATGTTTGCCGTCGACTGCGTCGTAGTATgttgttgctgcccttgttttcTCCTCCAGATCACAGTTTTTCTCTTTATCAGATTGCCACACAAATTGGCTGTGAAATCAAAGAGAATTGTGCTGAGAAAACTGCAGAAAAGATCGAAGAAGGATGACAGGACCAACGAGACGGTGTTGGATGCCGAAAAGGCTAAATTTGGAGCTCCGTGTTGCGACTTCCGTCCTTGTGACAGGAGCTCCTCATGTTTGGAAGCTGAGAAGGTGCTGAAGGAGCTGATGAAGGGTGAAGGGAACTCCTGGATGGAAGCTGAGATGGTGTGGGAGGAGTTAATAGCTCGAGAAGGGCTGTTTTGGTTTGGCAGCTTCTGGGGAATCGCGGATTGA
- the LOC135587673 gene encoding uncharacterized protein LOC135587673 isoform X2, translating into MAALAPGVLMKLLNGMNTGSQKPVGEHRTALLQVTDIVPADLDEKDLWPKHGFYIKLSDSSNSIYASLPFDQDDLVLSNKLQLGQFIHVDRLEPGSPVPVLVGAKPLPGRHPLMGTPEPIVRCRGTGEKSSARHATASSVPRRGSWEQNPVIKPTALDFEDKTPMKGRTHGGVLSPPPSGTPGKEGSSGINTRSSVSGALLSKMSDAKEASSAAVRKSCSISRFSRSKTVAERDPKIPKSPFPSVKDVTHTPMSKLRSAARDAEDSRWASSDEQSSSTTIDNSHYHLSEECDTAKQSSSEGMSLPGRLSDLGKEALEHREAAQKAALQALRDASATESVVRVVRTFSELSSSAKPEAPAACFDQFLSFHQEIVQAVADIEAIQAATLITPPPQEESTKNQIDKDDASILRERDHNNSNNSTATSTKRRAVAASKSVGETNEFRASLRKHPRSNANHKKGQDDTGAEEVKAPTSSLGSSIKLAKQIRGEAGKWFMEFLETALESGLKKVKGSMGGGDGLMAVVSSCPQSLILRVINWVELEQCESSSKKPLHPRAAQIARRLRIKAKNP; encoded by the exons aTGGCAGCACTCGCGCCCGGTGTTCTGATGAAGCTTCTCAATGGGATGAACACGGGAAGCCAGAAGCCTGTGGGCGAGCACCGGACCGCACTCTTGCAGGTTACCGACATCGTCCCCGCCGACCTCGACGAGAAGgacctctggcccaagcacggctTCTACATCAAGCTCTCCGACTCGTCCAACTCCATCTACGCCAGCCTGCCGTTCGACCAAGACGACCTTGTTCTGAGCAACAAGCTACAGCTCGGCCAGTTCATCCACGTCGATCGGCTGGAGCCGGGGTCCCCCGTTCCCGTGCTCGTTGGCGCCAAGCCGCTGCCCGGCCGACACCCCCTCATGGGCACGCCGGAACCCATCGTTCGTTGCAGAGGAACCGGCGAGAAATCATCGGCCAGGCACGCCACTGCTTCTTCCGTTCCCAGAAGAGGTTCCTGGGAGCAGAACCCCGTCATAAAGCCGACGGCCTTGGACTTCGAGGACAAAACGCCGATGAAGGGCCGGACGCATGGTGGTGTTTTGTCGCCACCACCAAGTGGAACACCAGGCAAGGAAGGAAGCTCCGGCATCAATACGAGATCGTCGGTGAGCGGGGCTCTTCTGTCTAAGATGTCGGACGCCAAGGAAGCGAGCTCAGCTGCGGTAAGGAAAAGCTGCAGCATCTCCAGATTCTCAAGGAGCAAGACCGTCGCCGAGCGAGATCCTAAGATCCCAAAGAGTCCCTTCCCAAGT GTTAAGGACGTAACTCACACACCCATGTCCAAATTGAGAAGTGCTGCCAGAGATGCCGAGGACTCTCGTTGGGCATCATCTGATGAACAAAGCAGTTCAACTACGATCGACAACTCGCATTACCATCTATCTGAAGAATGTGACACCGCAAAGCAAAGTTCCAGCGAAGGCATGTCCTTGCCCGGAAGGCTCAGTGATCTCGGAAAG GAGGCTCTGGAGCATAGAGAAGCAGCTCAGAAGGCAGCTCTTCAGGCCCTCCGTGATGCTTCTGCCACCGAATCTGTAGTTCGAGTCGTCAG AACGTTTTCGGAATTGAGCAGTAGTGCGAAGCCCGAAGCACCAGCCGCTTGCTTCGATCAGTTTCTGAGCTTTCACCAAGAGATCGTGCAGGCAGTGGCTGATATAGAAGCGATTCAAGCAGCTACTTTAATCACTCCACCACCCCAGGAGGAATCGACAAAGAACCAAATCGACAAGGATGACGCATCCATTTTGCGAGAGAGAGATCACAACAACTCAAACAACTCGACTGCAACCTCAACCAAGAGAAGAGCGGTAGCAGCATCCAAATCCGTTGGTGAGACAAACGAGTTCAGAGCAAGCCTCCGCAAGCACCCAAGATCAAACGCAAACCATAAGAAAGGACAGGACGACACTGGTGCCGAAGAGGTCAAAGCACCAACTTCCAGTTTAGGGAGCTCAATCAAATTGGCGAAACAGATACGAGGTGAAGCGGGAAAATGGTTCATGGAGTTTTTGGAGACAGCGTTGGAGTCAGGTCTGAAGAAAGTTAAAGGATCAATGGGTGGTGGTGATGGGTTGATGGCAGTAGTATCCTCCTGCCCGCAGTCACTGATCTTGAGGGTCATAAACTGGGTAGAGTTGGAGCAATGCGAAAGCAGCAGCAAGAAGCCCCTCCATCCAAGAGCAGCACAAATAGCAAGAAGgctaaggatcaaggcaaagaacCCTTGA
- the LOC135587673 gene encoding uncharacterized protein LOC135587673 isoform X1 — protein MAALAPGVLMKLLNGMNTGSQKPVGEHRTALLQVTDIVPADLDEKDLWPKHGFYIKLSDSSNSIYASLPFDQDDLVLSNKLQLGQFIHVDRLEPGSPVPVLVGAKPLPGRHPLMGTPEPIVRCRGTGEKSSARHATASSVPRRGSWEQNPVIKPTALDFEDKTPMKGRTHGGVLSPPPSGTPGKEGSSGINTRSSVSGALLSKMSDAKEASSAAVRKSCSISRFSRSKTVAERDPKIPKSPFPSVVKDVTHTPMSKLRSAARDAEDSRWASSDEQSSSTTIDNSHYHLSEECDTAKQSSSEGMSLPGRLSDLGKEALEHREAAQKAALQALRDASATESVVRVVRTFSELSSSAKPEAPAACFDQFLSFHQEIVQAVADIEAIQAATLITPPPQEESTKNQIDKDDASILRERDHNNSNNSTATSTKRRAVAASKSVGETNEFRASLRKHPRSNANHKKGQDDTGAEEVKAPTSSLGSSIKLAKQIRGEAGKWFMEFLETALESGLKKVKGSMGGGDGLMAVVSSCPQSLILRVINWVELEQCESSSKKPLHPRAAQIARRLRIKAKNP, from the exons aTGGCAGCACTCGCGCCCGGTGTTCTGATGAAGCTTCTCAATGGGATGAACACGGGAAGCCAGAAGCCTGTGGGCGAGCACCGGACCGCACTCTTGCAGGTTACCGACATCGTCCCCGCCGACCTCGACGAGAAGgacctctggcccaagcacggctTCTACATCAAGCTCTCCGACTCGTCCAACTCCATCTACGCCAGCCTGCCGTTCGACCAAGACGACCTTGTTCTGAGCAACAAGCTACAGCTCGGCCAGTTCATCCACGTCGATCGGCTGGAGCCGGGGTCCCCCGTTCCCGTGCTCGTTGGCGCCAAGCCGCTGCCCGGCCGACACCCCCTCATGGGCACGCCGGAACCCATCGTTCGTTGCAGAGGAACCGGCGAGAAATCATCGGCCAGGCACGCCACTGCTTCTTCCGTTCCCAGAAGAGGTTCCTGGGAGCAGAACCCCGTCATAAAGCCGACGGCCTTGGACTTCGAGGACAAAACGCCGATGAAGGGCCGGACGCATGGTGGTGTTTTGTCGCCACCACCAAGTGGAACACCAGGCAAGGAAGGAAGCTCCGGCATCAATACGAGATCGTCGGTGAGCGGGGCTCTTCTGTCTAAGATGTCGGACGCCAAGGAAGCGAGCTCAGCTGCGGTAAGGAAAAGCTGCAGCATCTCCAGATTCTCAAGGAGCAAGACCGTCGCCGAGCGAGATCCTAAGATCCCAAAGAGTCCCTTCCCAAGTGTG GTTAAGGACGTAACTCACACACCCATGTCCAAATTGAGAAGTGCTGCCAGAGATGCCGAGGACTCTCGTTGGGCATCATCTGATGAACAAAGCAGTTCAACTACGATCGACAACTCGCATTACCATCTATCTGAAGAATGTGACACCGCAAAGCAAAGTTCCAGCGAAGGCATGTCCTTGCCCGGAAGGCTCAGTGATCTCGGAAAG GAGGCTCTGGAGCATAGAGAAGCAGCTCAGAAGGCAGCTCTTCAGGCCCTCCGTGATGCTTCTGCCACCGAATCTGTAGTTCGAGTCGTCAG AACGTTTTCGGAATTGAGCAGTAGTGCGAAGCCCGAAGCACCAGCCGCTTGCTTCGATCAGTTTCTGAGCTTTCACCAAGAGATCGTGCAGGCAGTGGCTGATATAGAAGCGATTCAAGCAGCTACTTTAATCACTCCACCACCCCAGGAGGAATCGACAAAGAACCAAATCGACAAGGATGACGCATCCATTTTGCGAGAGAGAGATCACAACAACTCAAACAACTCGACTGCAACCTCAACCAAGAGAAGAGCGGTAGCAGCATCCAAATCCGTTGGTGAGACAAACGAGTTCAGAGCAAGCCTCCGCAAGCACCCAAGATCAAACGCAAACCATAAGAAAGGACAGGACGACACTGGTGCCGAAGAGGTCAAAGCACCAACTTCCAGTTTAGGGAGCTCAATCAAATTGGCGAAACAGATACGAGGTGAAGCGGGAAAATGGTTCATGGAGTTTTTGGAGACAGCGTTGGAGTCAGGTCTGAAGAAAGTTAAAGGATCAATGGGTGGTGGTGATGGGTTGATGGCAGTAGTATCCTCCTGCCCGCAGTCACTGATCTTGAGGGTCATAAACTGGGTAGAGTTGGAGCAATGCGAAAGCAGCAGCAAGAAGCCCCTCCATCCAAGAGCAGCACAAATAGCAAGAAGgctaaggatcaaggcaaagaacCCTTGA